Genomic segment of Catharus ustulatus isolate bCatUst1 chromosome 3, bCatUst1.pri.v2, whole genome shotgun sequence:
TCAGAGTCACTGTTTGTTCCCCGTCTCACCAAAGGCAAATGGTTGGAGAAAGTAAACTTCAGCTTCTTCAAGGAAGTTCTTCAACAGCCTCAGGGAAATCTGAACAAACCATGGATGTATCTGGAAGAAGAGGATTCTTTCCATCCTCATCTCTGAATGCTGTCATGTGGGAATGACCTTAGTAAGTCGAGaactttttcctctttattttacTCTCCAGAGAGAAAACTCCTTTCCTACAGTGATGCAAATCAAGAATTTGCTTGAATATTTTCAtactgtctttttcttttcaaacttgaaaaaagtacttttttcatacttttaattctctttttcctttcctaattGTTTTAACTCTTGAAGTAGATAGTTTCtactctccttttctcctgtgaaCCTTTACGGTATTTCCAGCAGCACACTGTTTGAGCACCTTCTCTCTtgcagaacactgcttttgggAGACTTGCCATTCATTCTGGTCACTGCATTTACTTGTTGCATTCACACTCCTCTACCACATCTCCATCTATGTTGTTTGCTGTCTCAGGTGGTGGCATGGTCAGCATACAGGTGGGATCATCATTAACATTTTTGCACGGGTTTAAGTGCCAGCAAGGCCTGAGGCTTGCCAGGTTGTTTACAGAATGCTCATTCTTAACTGTGCTACCCTGTCTTAAGGAGCTGTTTCGAAACCAGGAAATGCAAGGCTCATGAGAGCAAAACTATGACTGGGGTGAATGACTCTCTCTAATCATTGCAGAAGTTGCCCCAGTAAAACTTCTTTACCTTGCATTTGATGTTCTTAACTACTTGAGAGTATGGGTAAATTCTCATTATGGCATGTTAATTAACAAGGTAACTTACATGGATGAACCAAGTCAGCTAGGTAAGACTACTGTCAACAGTTAGTCCCTGTTAACATCAGTAAATCCAAAAGTGTCCTGAATGAGACTGTGTATCATTACAGGGCAGCTGGGAAGTTAACAGGGCATGGGGCATGAAATATTTGTATGAATATCAGCAGAAACCAATGCTACTGTCTCTCTGTCATGAGATAAAAGGAGGCATACAAAAGGAGAAGTTGCCCCGTAACTCATCAAAACAACAGTTAAAACCATTATAACAATGGCAGGGAACCTGAACAGCttgtggtgatgatgatgatgaacaTGATGTGACGAACAGCATCTCCTTGTGATGGGTTAGATTTATAATGTTTGCAAAGTACCTGCAGTCATGTTAAGTGTTCAGAGTATGTGTGAACATGTTTAAACTATGTTGCGCTATGATAAATGGCACTTAAAGCAGGTAAGAAATTGCTCTCTCAAAACAGTGCCATATTGCCTTCCCTCTACCTCTGTACTTGGAGGGAATACAATGCTGAGAAACTAcatattatttttacttaattAAATCCCTTTCTGAAAAACTGATGTTGGTatcaatgtttttttttaaaccaaactACCTATGAGCCAAGTTCACTTGAAATGCATATGTTTAACTTAAAATTAATGCCATTAGCTTCAATAGGAACCAAGGAAACCTGTCTGAGAACAATCTAGGGCTCTAGAACTACCAATGCCATTTGTCACAACTATATAATGAAACTGTGCAATGTGATGGAGACATTGCTTGTCCAAAAGCCCTTTAAGAGAATCTCTTTAGCTGTGATTTAGCACTCACAGGCTGAGCCCTTTAGAGAAGGCAGCTCAGGATTTCTGCTAGCATGATGGGCTTAGCAATCCTTAACATTGCCAAGAGCAGTTCCAACTGGGTTTTAGCTAGCATCAGTATATCAAAGCTGGTGTTCTTTTGCCAAGGCCTTCATGTATGACCAGAAACTGAGGGTCcacaaaacagaaggaaaagggggaggggaggagcaCACAATGCTCACagtatatttttatacatatttacaGAAGGAAGAGCTGTGCTATCCAAACTTGAGCTTTCCCCATGGATGAGTCAAACATAACGTTTCATCCCAGCGAAGGCACAGAGAACATCTCAATGCACAGAAACATTTCTACACAGGAAAGGGTCTGGGAGATATTGACCCCACTTTGGGTAATTATGATCATCTCCTTCCTGGGTTTTTGTGAAAATGGAATTGTCCTCTGGTGCCTCTGCTTCCAGATCAAAAGAAACCCATTCACTGCGTACATCACACACTTGTCCATTGCTGATATCTCCTTACTGCtttgtacttttattttgtCAATTGAGTACATTGCTGGTTTTGGATTCGCATACGGTTTTTACTATTATGTAACCACCACACTATCTATTGTGTTCCTTCTTGGCTATAATACTGGTCTCTATCTCCTGACAGCCATCAGTATTGAGAGGTGTCTGTCTATTGTTTACCCCATCTGGTACCGATGCCACCGGTCACAGCATCAATCGGCAATTGTGTGTGCAATTCTGTGGACTCTGTCTTTTTTCATGACAGTAGCCGAATATTTAACATGCAAAGATGATTCAACCAAAGAACAATTTGACGACG
This window contains:
- the MAS1 gene encoding proto-oncogene Mas: MDESNITFHPSEGTENISMHRNISTQERVWEILTPLWVIMIISFLGFCENGIVLWCLCFQIKRNPFTAYITHLSIADISLLLCTFILSIEYIAGFGFAYGFYYYVTTTLSIVFLLGYNTGLYLLTAISIERCLSIVYPIWYRCHRSQHQSAIVCAILWTLSFFMTVAEYLTCKDDSTKEQFDDGNHCQALLIFTWILTFMIFIPLMILSSLILVIRIHRKSLRPHSSKLYIIIVVTVIVFLIFAMPMRLLYLLNYHHWSSLLSQQNHVTIVLSTVNSSINPLVYFFVGSSKKKRFKESLKVVLSRALTDGLRPRSQEVGMSLDIAETIF